A window of the Lactuca sativa cultivar Salinas chromosome 7, Lsat_Salinas_v11, whole genome shotgun sequence genome harbors these coding sequences:
- the LOC111913442 gene encoding uncharacterized protein LOC111913442, whose product MAGDSSSSDASATTKPVTLHPIYTVANIQNKVRVLDGTKVTYSAWVKLFMLHAKGYKVLHHIDGTASPKENDPTYETWVEIDSIVLQWIYGTLADDILTRVLETNTTARNAWLKIREIFLNNKGVRAAALEQQFTNLTLSSCSSRDEYCKKLKDLAEQLGDVEHEVTESRLVTQLVRGLPPEYDITTSLINQKSPGWDIATTMLDLESQRLEARQQSSTSNMVLTSATNSQLPNGSQPPGNPTSQPTYYTRLEGQKQFYRGTSRGRGYCGRNSRGRHFQPQIHGPNQQPQWTWNGQQQ is encoded by the coding sequence ATGGCTGGCGACTCTTCATCCAGTGACGCATCAGCTACAACCAAACCTGTCACTCTTCATCCTATATACACGGTTGCAAATATCCAGAACAAGGTTCGTGTGCTCGATGGTACAAAAGTAACCTATTCAGCATGGGTAAAGCTCTTCATGCTTCATGCAAAGGGCTACAAAGTTCTCCATCACATTGATGGAACTGCTTCTCCAAAGGAAAACGACCCGACTTACGAGACTTGGGTTGAAATTGATTCCATTGTGTTGCAATGGATCTATGGAACTCTTGCAGATGATATTCTCACTCGTGTTCTTGAAACAAACACCACAGCTAGGAATGCATGGTTGAAAATTCGTGAAATATTTTTGAATAACAAAGGTGTTAGAGCAGCGGCTCTAGAACAACAGTTCACAAATCTAACTCTCTCATCTTGCTCATCTCGTGATGAGTATTGCAAAAAATTGAAGGATCTTGCGGAACAACTCGGTGATGTCGAGCACGAGGTAACCGAGTCACGACTCGTCACCCAACTAGTTAGAGGCCTGCCTCCGGAATATGACATCACTACATCATTGATTAATCAAAAATCACCAGGATGGGACATTGCAACAACTATGCTTGATCTGGAATCTCAACGACTTGAGGCTAGGCAACAATCTTCCACAAGCAACATGGTTCTCACGTCGGCTACTAACTCTCAACTACCAAACGGTTCTCAACCACCTGGAAACCCTACCAGCCAGCCGACCTACTACACTCGCCTCGAAGGGCAGAAACAATTTTACAGGGGAACAAGTCGTGGTCGCGGATATTGTGGTCGAAATTCTCGCGGAAGACACTTTCAACCTCAAATTCACGGCCCAAATCAGCAACCACAATGGACCTGGAATGGTCAACAACAGTAG